Below is a window of Fulvitalea axinellae DNA.
CTCGGACTACGCCCGCTCAAAAGGCGTGATCCTCAAAGGCGATATTCCTATCGGGATTTACCGCCATAGCGTGGACGCTTGGGTAGCTCCCGAACTTTATAACATGAACGCCCAAGCCGGCGCTCCGCCAGACGCTTTCGCAGCACAAGGCCAAAACTGGGGTTTTCCCACCTACAATTGGGAGACAATGGCCAAAGATGGCTACGCTTGGTGGACCGACCGCCTAAAGCAACTCTCGAAATACTTCGACGCCTTCCGGATCGACCATATTCTCGGCTTCTTCCGCATCTGGGAGATCCCTTACGACTCCGTAGAAGGATTACTCGGCCATTTCAACCCAGCTACTCCCATTTCTCAACAGGAAATTACTGACAGGGGAATCCCGTTCGATTATAACCGCTACTGCAAGCCTTATATCAGGGAACATATGCTTCACGACATCTTCGGTGACGAAGCCGAATACGTAAAGCACGAATTCCTAAACGAATACGATCCCGGTTACTTCGAACTCAAACCCCGCTTCGATACTCAACGCAAGGTAGAGGCGTTCCTAGCCTCTGACCAGAAAATGCCAAAGGAGATGAAAAGCAAGCGGGAATTCCTCCGGGCCGGGCTGTACAGGCTTATTTCGGAGGTGATCTTCATTCCGTCGCCGTCCAAAGACGAAGGAGAGGGCTATCATCCGCGCGTCACGTTCCACGACACTTATTCCTTCCGCGAACTTGACGATTGGATCCGCCACCGCCTCGACGAGCTTTATATTGATTACTTCTACAGAAGACAGGAAGGGCTCTGGCAAAAACAGGCCATGGTCAAGCTCCCGGCGGTCAAAGACGCCACCAAGATGCTTATCTGTGGCGAGGACCTCGGGATGGTCCCGGCATCCGTACCCAACGTTATGTCGGAGCTCGGTATACTCGGCCTAAATATTCAACGGATGCCAAAAGACCCTTCGCAAGAATTCTTTTATCCAAACGAGGCTCCGTATCTCTCTGTAGTATCACCCTCGTCACACGACATGTCAACCATTCGCGGTTGGTGGGAAGAGGAACGGGACACGGCTCTCAGGTTCTACCACAACGTACTCGGCAAATCCGACGAGGCTCCATACATCTGCGAGCCCGGCTTGGTTGAAGAGGTCATCGCCCAACACCTGTTCTCCCCCGCTATGTGGGCAGTTTTCCCGTTGCAAGACCTGATGGGAATGGACGCACACATCCGCAGGGAAGATCCGCACGAGGAACAGATCAACATCCCGAGCAATCCGAAACACTACTGGCGCTACCGCATGCATCTCAGTTTGGAAGAACTTCAAGACGAAGTCTCCTTCAACAACAGATTGCGCAGTATGATCGAAAAATCAGGACGATTGCACGACGACTGAATTCAGTAACTCATCATAAATCCACGGCGTCCGGAATATAAATTCCAGACGCCGTTGTTTTTTCCTCAAATTAAAATCTTTGTTCGGCTCAGACATCTAGCCTTGTCGTTCCCTGACATCGAGTGATGTCTAAGTCCGACATCTAGCTTTGTCGACACTCAACATCTAGGGATGTCAGCCTTCGACATCTAGCTTCGCGCATTCTAGACAAACCCAGAACACGTTTTCCCCCTACCGATATCAAAGCCCCGAATTGGCCGTAGCCGGAATATTTTTTAGCTTCGCGACAGAAAAAACGGATTTTTCACCGCGTTGATTTTCACATGACTAAGATAATGGATTACGCCCGCGAGGTTTTCGAGATCGAAGCCAAATCCATCGCCGACCTTACCGGGCTGTTGACGGAAGATTTCGAACGTGCCGTAGAGGCCACGCTCGAAGCGAAGGGAAAACTGATTGTGTCCGGCATGGGCAAGTCCGGAATCATCGGAAAGAAAATCGCCGCCACGCTGGCCAGCACCGGCACGCCGAGCTTCTTTATGCATCCCGGCGAAGCCTTTCACGGCGACTTGGGCATGGTTGCGCCCGACGATATCGTGTTGCTGATTTCCAATTCGGGAGAAACGGACGAAATGCTCAAGATTGTCCCGTTCTTCAAGGACAGCGGCAACAAGACCATCGCCATGACTGGCAAACCGGAATCGCGCTTGGCACGCCACTCCGATTTCCACCTCAACATCGCCGTGGAAAAAGAGGCTTGTCCGCTCTCTCTCGCCCCCACTTCCTCAACCACCGCCACCCTCGCCATGGGCGACGCTTTGGCGGTCGCGCTGATGAAAGTACGGAACTTCAGGGAAGAGAATTTCGCGCGCTTCCACCCCGGCGGAAGCCTCGGCAGGCGCCTGCTCACCAAAGTTTCCGACCTTATGCGCTCGGAAAACCTTCCCGTGTTGGCCCCCGACGCCACCGCCATGGAAATCATCCAACGCATTTCCAAAGGAAGGCTCGGCCTGGTCATAATTGAGGACAAGGGGAAAGTAACCGGGATCATCACCGACGGCGACGTCCGGCGGGCTATGGAAAACCTTGAGGAAGGGTTTTTCCGCCTCAAAGCCTCGGAAATCATGTCGAAAAAGCCGAAACACATCGAAGCCGACGCTCGTGTGACGGAGGCGGAAGAATTGATGACCCAATACAAAATCAACTCTTTGCTCGTTACTCACGAGGAACGTCTGCTTGGCGTTATCCAGATTTACGACCTGAACATCTGATCCTACGCGATCCCAACATACAGACTTTATGTCGAACAAAACCGTAGTTGTCATCCCCGCGCGCCTGCTTTCGAGCCGTTTGCCTCGCAAAGTGATCCTCGATTTGGCCGGAAAACCCGTAGTGCAATGGGTTTACGAAAAAGCCATGAGAGCCCAGGGGGTTGACGCCGTATACATAGCCACCGACAGCGAGGAAGTGGCGCAAGTTTGCCGGGAATTCACGGACAACGTAATCATGACCCGCGCCGACCACCAGTCCGGCACCGACCGCATAGCGGAAGCCGCCGAGCATATCGACGCCGACGTGGTAATCAACGTACAGGGCGACGAGCCGTTGATCGATCCGGAAATCATATCCGAACTGGCCAACAGCTTCGAAGGCTCCGACCAATCGATGGGAAGCGTAATGACGCCTCTCCACGACGCCCACGAGGTACTCAACCCAAATGTGGTAAAAGTGGTCACGGACCGAAACGGCTATGCGCTCTATTTTTCCCGCTCGCCGATTCCCTACGCCCGCGACGCCTTCGAAACGCTCCGCGAGGGCGTAATCCCCGAAGGGTTCCAATACCACAAGCATTTGGGCATTTACGGCTACCGCAAGGATTTCCTTTTGGATTATAACAAAATGGAACCCACCAGCCTGGAAACGTCCGAGAAGCTGGAACAGCTCCGCGCACTGCAAAACGGCCACCGCATCCGCATGATCGAAACCGACTACGACTGCGTAGGCATCGACACGGCGGAAGACTTGGAGAAGGCCCGCAAACTGGCGCTGGAAACCGATAACTTCGCCACAGAAAACAGGTAATAAACCCCACACCAATCAATATGACATCGCAAGAACTTTTCGATAAAATCAAGCAAGGCAGATTCCTTATCTCAGGACCATGCGTGATCGAAAACGAAGACATGATCCTTCACTTGGCTGAGAAAGTATCCAAAATCGCCGACAAACACGGCTGGACTTACATCTTCAAAGCCTCTTTTGACAAAGCCAACCGCACCTCGATCAGCTCGTACCGCGGACCGGGCATGGAAGAAGGGCTTCGTATTTTGGCCAAAGTAAAAAGCGAATTCGGTTTGCCGCTTTGTACGGACATCCACGAGACTTACCAAGCAGAGCCGGTGGGCGAAGTTGTGGATATTCTTCAGATTCCGGCTTTCCTCTGCCGTCAAACCGACCTTCTAGTAGCGGCAGCTAAGACTGACCGTATCATCAACATCAAGAAAGGCCAGTTCCTTTCGGGCAAAGACATGCAATACCCGGCCCAGAAGGTAATCGACGCTGGAAACGACAAAGTGATGCTCACCGAGCGCGGCAATATGATGGGCTACGGCGATTTGGTTGTGGACGTCCGCAACTTGGTCGATATGCGCGCCTTCGGCCACCCTGTGGTTATGGACGTGACGCATTCCACCCAAAAGCCCGGCGGCTTGGCCGGCAAAAGTGGCGGGAACCGCGAATACGCCCCGTATATCGCCAAAATGGCCGCTTCGGCCGGCGTTGACGGTTTCTTCTTCGAAGTGCACGAAAACCCGGAGGAAGCGCTCTCAGACGGCCCTAACATGATCCAGCCGGAAAACTTGGACACACTCCTTACGGATATTGACAGAATTCTCGGGTAACGCCCGTTCGACTCATATTAAGAGCCGGCTCTTACAAAGAGCCGGCTTTTTTGTTGCCGAAAAAAACCAAGAACCTTACGTTATGTTATTACCCCATAAGTACACTCGGTAAATGGACAAAGACTTCGGTTATTCGGGGTAGATTCCCACAATCCAAAACAGTCTCTTTACGCTTTACCATTTACTCTGTACTCCATTAGGTCGGGAAGGAAAGACGATGCAGGGATTTATCTACAAAAGCAACGTGCGCAAGCGCGACGCCATTCTGAAAGGTTTGGCCAAAAAGAAAAAGAAGAAACGCGCCGGCGCCAACGCCGAAGCCGACATCGATGACAAACGGCCGGAAGCGGAGGTACAAAAGGAGTGGATCGAGATGATGGAAAACGGCCAAATGGACGATCCGCTAACAAGTGAGGAAAACGAAGACGAGGCCCGGGAGGAAGAACCAACCGAGCTGACATCGCCTCAGGAACTTGCCGATCTGGCACCGAAGAAAAAAGACGAGGAAAAGGAAACCTCTCCGAAAACCGACGAAGCCAAACCCACGGAAAAGGATCCGGAAGAGGACGAAGAACTCAGCGACCCCGACAAACTCCCAAAACTAAAAGAGCGGGAACAACCCACACAAAGCTCCGACAGCGCCCCGAGACGTATGGGAAAGGCCGAATTCGATTATTGGCTTTTGGTCCAAACCAAAGCGGTGGAATATAAAGAAAGGATGGAAGCCGTAATGGAAAACGGCGGAACGGATATTTTCTCGCCCACATTCGGCGTATCGGAGCGTTACCGCCAGCGGGTGGACAGGACCAAAGAAGATCTGCATAACGACATTATGAGGCAACTAAGAGCGGAATTTCCGCAATCGGTAGACGAGGAGAACTACCCGTACCTCGATTGGGAATTCAGAAGAGGATTAGCCGTAAGCTTGGAAGGAAGGTTGGCCGCAAGCCCGAACAGCGAGAAGGTTTTCCGTCTGTATTTTTCCTGAAATGGTATGAAGTATTAGGTATTTGGTCTGAGGTAAAAAAACTACTTGGTACCTAAGACTTAATACTGGATACCTAAGACCAAAACCCCACAAACAAAAAAAGTCGCTCTAAAAGCGACTTTTTGCACGGGTGGTAGGACTCGAACCCACAACCAATGGTTTTGGAGACCACTACTCTACCAATTGAGCTACACCCGTGTATGAGCCCCCAGTCGGATTCGAACCAACGACCTACTGATTACAAGTCAGTTGCTCTGGCCAGCTGAGCTATGGAGGCATTATGCGTTTTGATTTCTTTTCGGAAACTTGCCGGTAAGTGGAGCCCCCAGTCGGATTCGAACCAACGACCTACTGATTACAAGTCAGTTGCTCTGGCCAACTGAGCTATGGAGGCATAAGGCAAAGTTTCGCACGAACAGCCGTAGGGAATGTTCCCTGAGCCCCCAGTCGGATTCGAACCAACGACCTACTGATTACAAGTCAGTTGCTCTGGCCAGCTGAGCTATGGAGGCATTAAACGGCTATTCTCATGACGAGTGCCGGAGTAAGGCAAATCACACCTTGAGCCCCCAGTCGGATTCGAACCAACGACCTACTGATTACAAGTCAGTTGCTCTGGCCAGCTGAGCTATGGAGGCATTTTCCAGCGGTTTCGTCAGAAACCATACGCTATTATTTCAAGTGCACGGGTGGTAGGACTCGAACCCACAACCAATGGTTTTGGAGACCACTACTCTACCAATTGAGCTACACCCGTGTGTGTCTCAGACGCCCTTTGCGCCTGTCCTTCTCAGAAGGGACTGCAAATATAGAAGGATATTTTTTACCGATCAAAATGTTAACCGAAAAAAATACGCCCTCCCGTATCATAGGGGGCGTATTTACAAGGCTCGCAAACACTTACAGACCTTAGTTTTTTTCTTCAAAGGTTTCTTTTTGGCATCGGACACCACTTTCTTAATCGACGGATACGTACCCTTGAGCGCGCGCTTCAGCGCTTTTCCGCTTTTCCATTCCACCCTCTCGATTCCTTCCTCAACCTGTGGCGTCATCTTTTCGTCGGAGAGCAAATGCATGTGGTACCAGTGCGTACATTTCAGTATGCGTTTGCCGTTACGTGAGTAAGTATGCCAGGTTTTGCAGATCGGCGCGCCCAGCGTCACTTCCACTCCGCATTCCTCCTCCACTTCCCGTACGGCGCCTACCGCCGGGGATTCGTCTCCCTCAAGTTTCCCCTTAGGCAGATCCCAACGTCCAAGGCGATAAATCAAAAGACTCTCTCCGGCTTCGTTACTTACTAAGCCTCCAGCCGCTTCTATGACGGTGAAAAGTTCCTTAAGATGCTTCTTGAAAGCTTTCTTCTCCCGGGTCGTGACAGTCACCGATTTCAGCTTCTCAAAGCCTCCCAAACGGAGCTCAGCCACTATATAGTCGATAAAATTCTTATGCACATCCAGAAACAACACGTTTCCTTCCGCCTCGTCCGGTCTTAGGCGGGCCTCGTCGCCACGCCCTACCCAGCCGTATTTTTCAGTAGGAAAATCACCCCTATGCTTCTTGATCCGCAACGGGACGTCATTCACAAACACGATCATAATCTCCTGCCAGTTTTTTCGATAAATTTAGTTCATTTGGCCGACATTCCTAGCTAAATTCGCAATATGGAATGGCAAAACGATAACACCGAAGCGGCCAAACACATCGCCGCCAAACTCTTGGAAATCCAAGCGATTAAACTCAACCCCGACAACCCTTTTACTTGGAGTTCCGGATGGAAATCCCCCATTTACTGCGACAACCGCCTTTCCCTTTCGCATCCCGCTATCCGCACTTACATTAAGAAAGCCCTCGCCGAAGCCGTGAGCAAGCGCTTTCCGGACGCGGACGTGATTGCCGGAGTGGCCACCGCCGGAGTGCCTCAGGGCGCACTCGTCGCTGATCTTCTGGATTTGCCATACGTATACGTACGCTCCAAGCCTAAAGGCCACGGAATGGGCAAC
It encodes the following:
- a CDS encoding KpsF/GutQ family sugar-phosphate isomerase gives rise to the protein MTKIMDYAREVFEIEAKSIADLTGLLTEDFERAVEATLEAKGKLIVSGMGKSGIIGKKIAATLASTGTPSFFMHPGEAFHGDLGMVAPDDIVLLISNSGETDEMLKIVPFFKDSGNKTIAMTGKPESRLARHSDFHLNIAVEKEACPLSLAPTSSTTATLAMGDALAVALMKVRNFREENFARFHPGGSLGRRLLTKVSDLMRSENLPVLAPDATAMEIIQRISKGRLGLVIIEDKGKVTGIITDGDVRRAMENLEEGFFRLKASEIMSKKPKHIEADARVTEAEELMTQYKINSLLVTHEERLLGVIQIYDLNI
- a CDS encoding NUDIX hydrolase, yielding MIVFVNDVPLRIKKHRGDFPTEKYGWVGRGDEARLRPDEAEGNVLFLDVHKNFIDYIVAELRLGGFEKLKSVTVTTREKKAFKKHLKELFTVIEAAGGLVSNEAGESLLIYRLGRWDLPKGKLEGDESPAVGAVREVEEECGVEVTLGAPICKTWHTYSRNGKRILKCTHWYHMHLLSDEKMTPQVEEGIERVEWKSGKALKRALKGTYPSIKKVVSDAKKKPLKKKTKVCKCLRAL
- a CDS encoding 4-alpha-glucanotransferase — protein: MEIRFDIHYRTVWGQRPGIMGSLKQLGSNNPAKAPMMNTVDGENWYLIIEVPEKDAHSFTYKYFIHNEDNNSFLWEWGDDRAVGKHAKSSKSLCLNDFWRATQREENALYTSAFKNILLKRDLPAIDTKKNGKTPKKLSRLRFQICVPHVSRKYDLCIIGSASALGAWDESKAILMDGKNHPFWHTDIVLGEKDFLEPTSYKYGIYDKATGEIVEWETGADRRIDLSGLPQLAESLTVRTDEAFRFPNGNWRGTGVVIPVFSLRSNQSLGIGEFLDLKPMADWAKNTGLNMIQILPVNDTTAHHSWLDSYPYSAISVFALNPVYLNLEALGKSKDKKASAVLLKKKEELNKLEHVDYGEVIKIKEQYIRSMFLENKAGFLRSKAFKLFFAENEHWIKRYAAFCYLRDLYKTPDFTQWKEFSTFSEKKLEGLCDPKSPHYDEIALHYFTQFHLHKQLLEASDYARSKGVILKGDIPIGIYRHSVDAWVAPELYNMNAQAGAPPDAFAAQGQNWGFPTYNWETMAKDGYAWWTDRLKQLSKYFDAFRIDHILGFFRIWEIPYDSVEGLLGHFNPATPISQQEITDRGIPFDYNRYCKPYIREHMLHDIFGDEAEYVKHEFLNEYDPGYFELKPRFDTQRKVEAFLASDQKMPKEMKSKREFLRAGLYRLISEVIFIPSPSKDEGEGYHPRVTFHDTYSFRELDDWIRHRLDELYIDYFYRRQEGLWQKQAMVKLPAVKDATKMLICGEDLGMVPASVPNVMSELGILGLNIQRMPKDPSQEFFYPNEAPYLSVVSPSSHDMSTIRGWWEEERDTALRFYHNVLGKSDEAPYICEPGLVEEVIAQHLFSPAMWAVFPLQDLMGMDAHIRREDPHEEQINIPSNPKHYWRYRMHLSLEELQDEVSFNNRLRSMIEKSGRLHDD
- the pyrE gene encoding orotate phosphoribosyltransferase, yielding MEWQNDNTEAAKHIAAKLLEIQAIKLNPDNPFTWSSGWKSPIYCDNRLSLSHPAIRTYIKKALAEAVSKRFPDADVIAGVATAGVPQGALVADLLDLPYVYVRSKPKGHGMGNQIEGELAKGAKVVLIEDLISTGGSSLKAGEAVREAGAEVIGLASIFTYGFALADENFENAKVPYVCLSDYNTMLEVALEMNYVSAKDMDILKAWRLDPAVWGK
- the kdsB gene encoding 3-deoxy-manno-octulosonate cytidylyltransferase — translated: MSNKTVVVIPARLLSSRLPRKVILDLAGKPVVQWVYEKAMRAQGVDAVYIATDSEEVAQVCREFTDNVIMTRADHQSGTDRIAEAAEHIDADVVINVQGDEPLIDPEIISELANSFEGSDQSMGSVMTPLHDAHEVLNPNVVKVVTDRNGYALYFSRSPIPYARDAFETLREGVIPEGFQYHKHLGIYGYRKDFLLDYNKMEPTSLETSEKLEQLRALQNGHRIRMIETDYDCVGIDTAEDLEKARKLALETDNFATENR
- the kdsA gene encoding 3-deoxy-8-phosphooctulonate synthase — protein: MTSQELFDKIKQGRFLISGPCVIENEDMILHLAEKVSKIADKHGWTYIFKASFDKANRTSISSYRGPGMEEGLRILAKVKSEFGLPLCTDIHETYQAEPVGEVVDILQIPAFLCRQTDLLVAAAKTDRIINIKKGQFLSGKDMQYPAQKVIDAGNDKVMLTERGNMMGYGDLVVDVRNLVDMRAFGHPVVMDVTHSTQKPGGLAGKSGGNREYAPYIAKMAASAGVDGFFFEVHENPEEALSDGPNMIQPENLDTLLTDIDRILG